The Lacipirellula parvula genome window below encodes:
- a CDS encoding MGH1-like glycoside hydrolase domain-containing protein produces the protein MQSRILLRSSAAIAALLFSFQRVPSASAAEAPSPWLAAEASSYSAEFNTADAASKAADLISNREAAAWIAANAPAFECPSPQIEKIYYFRWWTYRKHIRQTPHGRVLTEFLLAVSHAGPYNTVSCALGHHIAEGRWLRDQALLDEYIRFWLRSGKDGGPPPHFHQFSSWLASAMWDRYLVTGDRAGTINLLDDLVADYRQWEVERQHPDGLFWQYDVRDGMEESISGGRRVENIRPTINAYMAANARAIAAIAELAGRPELAAEFRAKATSLQEKLLAALWDEEAQFFKVRRPDDSLSDAREAIGFLPFTFNLTQPKHLAAWRQLNDPQGFKAPCGLTTAEQRHPQFRTHGTGTCEWDGAVWPFATSQTLGGLANVLRGPSQLYVTRRDFLKQLETYARAHERDGHPYIGEYHDEQTGAWLITGPKAERSRHYNHSTFNDLVITGLVGLVPRADATVEVDPLLPSDAWDWFRLENAPYHGHLVSIVWDHNGTRYHEGAGLAIWIDGREAARSPTLQRLTAQLREDGEQP, from the coding sequence TTGCAAAGCAGAATTCTACTTCGAAGCAGCGCGGCAATCGCCGCGCTGCTTTTTTCGTTCCAGCGCGTACCGTCAGCGTCGGCCGCGGAGGCGCCATCGCCTTGGCTAGCCGCCGAAGCGTCATCCTACAGTGCGGAATTCAACACTGCTGACGCTGCGTCAAAGGCTGCCGACCTCATTTCCAATCGCGAGGCCGCCGCCTGGATCGCCGCCAACGCCCCTGCCTTTGAGTGCCCCTCGCCGCAAATCGAAAAGATCTACTACTTCCGCTGGTGGACCTACCGCAAACACATCCGCCAAACGCCCCACGGCCGCGTCCTCACCGAGTTTCTGCTGGCCGTCAGCCACGCCGGGCCGTACAACACCGTCTCGTGCGCTCTCGGCCACCACATCGCCGAAGGACGCTGGCTTCGCGATCAGGCGCTGCTCGACGAGTACATCCGCTTCTGGCTCCGCTCCGGCAAGGACGGCGGACCGCCGCCACATTTCCACCAATTCAGCAGTTGGCTCGCGAGCGCCATGTGGGATCGCTATCTCGTCACGGGCGATCGTGCCGGCACGATCAACTTGCTCGATGATCTCGTCGCCGACTACCGCCAGTGGGAAGTTGAGCGCCAGCATCCCGACGGCCTCTTCTGGCAATACGACGTTCGCGACGGGATGGAAGAGTCGATCAGCGGCGGCCGCCGCGTCGAGAACATTCGCCCGACGATCAACGCCTACATGGCCGCCAACGCCCGTGCGATCGCGGCCATCGCCGAGCTAGCGGGTCGCCCCGAACTTGCCGCCGAATTCCGCGCGAAGGCAACATCGCTCCAAGAAAAACTTCTCGCCGCGCTGTGGGATGAGGAAGCGCAATTCTTCAAAGTCCGCCGCCCGGATGACTCGCTCAGTGATGCCCGCGAAGCGATCGGCTTTCTCCCGTTCACCTTCAACCTTACGCAACCCAAACACCTCGCTGCATGGCGACAGCTGAACGATCCCCAAGGTTTCAAAGCTCCTTGCGGCCTCACCACCGCAGAGCAGCGCCACCCGCAATTCCGGACGCACGGCACAGGGACGTGCGAATGGGACGGCGCCGTTTGGCCTTTCGCTACTAGCCAAACGCTGGGCGGCCTCGCGAATGTGCTCCGCGGCCCGTCGCAGCTCTACGTCACTCGCCGCGATTTTCTCAAGCAGTTGGAAACCTACGCCCGCGCACACGAGCGCGATGGCCACCCCTACATCGGCGAATACCATGACGAACAAACTGGCGCGTGGCTCATCACCGGCCCGAAGGCCGAACGGAGCCGGCACTACAACCACTCAACGTTCAACGATCTGGTGATCACCGGCTTGGTCGGCCTCGTCCCGCGCGCCGACGCGACCGTCGAAGTCGATCCGCTGCTGCCTTCCGACGCTTGGGACTGGTTCCGCTTGGAGAACGCCCCCTATCACGGCCATCTCGTCTCGATTGTCTGGGACCACAACGGCACGCGCTATCACGAAGGAGCAGGACTGGCGATCTGGATCGACGGCCGCGAAGCCGCGCGATCGCCGACTCTTCAGCGGCTCACCGCTCAGTTGCGCGAAGACGGCGAACAGCCTTGA
- a CDS encoding sialidase family protein, whose product MLPSRSIGWLLSALLSLGVAEQLRAADLAKQPGFVSSEFIYESAPFPSCHASTLVETGDGLLAAWFGGTYERHPDVAIYTSRFKDGRWSAPVEVANGVESAEVRYPTWNPVLFQPKSGPLCLYYKAGPSPSTWWGMRMTSTDDGRTWSKPERLPDGIFGPIKNKPVQLASGDLLAPTSSEHDGWRVHFERSTDGGQTWTATEPVNDGEEFAAIQPSILFHQDGRLQAVGRTKEDGVFTTWSDDNGKTWNPMEATGLPNPNSGTDAVTLADGRQLLVYNHNSVKGDAGRTPLNVAVSEDGKRWSAALVLEDDATRHFSYPAVIQTADGKVHISYTWNRERIKHVVVDPAKLAVAPIVNGEWPK is encoded by the coding sequence ATGCTGCCATCGCGCTCCATCGGCTGGCTACTTTCGGCGCTCCTTTCGCTTGGCGTTGCTGAGCAACTTCGCGCCGCCGATCTCGCCAAACAGCCCGGCTTCGTCAGTTCCGAATTCATCTACGAATCGGCCCCGTTCCCCTCCTGCCACGCCTCGACGCTCGTCGAAACGGGCGACGGACTGCTCGCCGCGTGGTTCGGGGGCACCTACGAACGCCATCCCGACGTCGCGATTTACACGTCGCGCTTCAAAGACGGCAGGTGGTCGGCGCCCGTCGAAGTTGCCAACGGCGTCGAATCCGCCGAGGTCCGCTATCCCACATGGAACCCCGTCCTCTTCCAACCGAAGTCGGGGCCGCTCTGCCTCTACTACAAAGCTGGCCCCAGCCCCTCGACGTGGTGGGGGATGCGGATGACCTCGACCGACGATGGCCGCACTTGGTCGAAGCCCGAGCGGCTCCCCGACGGCATCTTCGGCCCCATCAAGAACAAACCGGTGCAACTCGCCAGCGGCGACCTCCTCGCTCCCACCAGCAGCGAGCACGATGGCTGGCGCGTCCACTTCGAACGCTCCACCGACGGGGGCCAAACGTGGACCGCTACCGAGCCTGTGAACGACGGCGAAGAGTTCGCTGCGATCCAACCAAGCATCTTGTTTCATCAAGACGGCCGACTCCAAGCCGTCGGCCGCACGAAAGAAGATGGCGTCTTTACCACCTGGTCCGACGACAACGGCAAAACGTGGAACCCCATGGAAGCCACCGGCCTGCCGAACCCCAACTCCGGCACCGACGCCGTCACGCTTGCGGACGGTCGGCAACTGCTCGTCTACAACCACAACTCGGTGAAAGGCGACGCGGGCCGCACGCCGCTCAACGTCGCGGTCTCGGAGGACGGCAAGCGGTGGTCCGCCGCGCTCGTGCTTGAAGACGACGCGACGCGACACTTTTCTTACCCGGCGGTCATCCAAACCGCCGACGGCAAGGTTCACATCAGCTACACCTGGAACCGCGAGCGGATCAAGCATGTCGTCGTCGATCCGGCAAAGCTTGCTGTCGCGCCAATCGTCAACGGCGAGTGGCCGAAATAG
- a CDS encoding PSD1 and planctomycete cytochrome C domain-containing protein, translating into MTFLRLRFFSLLTALLAGGSSFGALAYGADVDFAHEVIPLLQKHCASCHTNGTYKGGMSLDTRESLLDSGMVEAGDSSASYLIDLVTSDDPKMQMPPKGERLTAEEVTVLRRWIDAELPWEAGFTFKTETYDAPLKPRRPELPSSVAGVENPLDRIIYAYWQEHGLHVPAPLSDAEFYRRVSLDLVGLLPSAEAVDAFVADKSPDKRAILVRQLLDDDVAYADHWLTFWNDLLRNDYAGTGYIDGGRSQITGWLYNALLDNKPYDDFVRELISPTKESEGFAKGIIWRGQVNASQRPELQFAQNVGQVFLGVNLKCASCHDSFVDNWKLTDSYGLAAITSNEQLEIHRCDKPTGEMAKAYFLFPELGAIDGTAPREKRLEQLAGLMTAPDNGRLTRTIVNRLWHRLMGRGIVHPVDSMGARPWNEDLLDQLAIQLSDSGYDLKKTLELIATSQVYGLKSAPWDESAPVEDYIFAGPAPKRMTAEQFVDALAEVGGVAPEKSENDAIFVEAVKQVSGAGERPFVRASLIQSTPLMRTLGRPNREQVVTTRPGEVTTLEALELSNGEPLSDLLAASGQKLAATYANLSAAEISRALVRAALSREPTDEELQLLVETAGESPTPDTLADVLWCIVMLPEFQLVR; encoded by the coding sequence ATGACGTTTCTTCGGCTTCGCTTCTTCTCCCTGCTCACAGCGCTGCTCGCCGGCGGATCATCGTTCGGCGCGCTCGCGTATGGCGCTGACGTCGACTTCGCCCACGAGGTGATCCCGCTGCTGCAAAAGCATTGCGCCAGCTGCCATACCAACGGCACGTATAAAGGGGGCATGTCGCTCGACACCCGCGAGTCGCTGCTCGACTCCGGCATGGTCGAAGCCGGCGACAGCTCGGCGAGCTACTTAATCGACCTGGTCACCAGCGACGACCCCAAAATGCAAATGCCCCCCAAGGGCGAACGGCTCACCGCGGAGGAAGTCACGGTTCTGCGTCGTTGGATCGACGCCGAGCTTCCTTGGGAAGCAGGCTTCACGTTCAAAACCGAGACCTACGACGCCCCGCTCAAGCCGCGGCGGCCTGAGCTGCCGTCTTCGGTTGCCGGCGTCGAGAATCCGCTCGATCGCATCATTTACGCCTACTGGCAGGAACACGGTCTGCACGTGCCGGCGCCCCTCAGCGACGCCGAATTTTATCGCCGCGTCAGCCTCGATCTCGTCGGCCTGCTCCCCAGCGCCGAAGCGGTCGACGCCTTCGTCGCCGACAAATCGCCCGACAAGCGAGCCATCCTCGTCCGCCAGCTCCTCGACGACGACGTTGCCTACGCCGATCACTGGCTCACCTTCTGGAACGATTTGCTCCGCAACGATTACGCCGGCACCGGCTACATCGACGGCGGACGTTCGCAAATCACCGGCTGGCTCTACAACGCCCTGCTCGACAACAAACCCTACGACGACTTCGTCCGCGAACTCATCTCCCCCACGAAAGAGTCGGAAGGTTTTGCCAAGGGCATCATCTGGCGCGGCCAGGTAAACGCCAGCCAGCGGCCGGAACTGCAGTTCGCCCAAAACGTCGGCCAGGTCTTCCTCGGCGTCAACTTGAAGTGCGCTTCTTGCCACGACAGCTTCGTCGACAACTGGAAGCTCACCGATTCCTACGGCCTCGCGGCGATCACCAGCAATGAGCAACTGGAAATCCACCGCTGCGACAAGCCAACCGGCGAGATGGCGAAGGCTTACTTCCTCTTCCCGGAACTTGGCGCCATCGACGGCACGGCCCCGCGGGAGAAGCGGCTCGAACAGCTCGCCGGACTGATGACCGCCCCCGACAACGGCCGGTTGACGCGCACGATCGTCAACCGTCTCTGGCACCGCCTGATGGGTCGCGGCATCGTCCATCCTGTCGACTCGATGGGCGCCCGCCCGTGGAACGAGGATCTGCTTGATCAGCTCGCGATCCAACTTTCCGACTCGGGCTACGACCTAAAGAAAACGTTGGAACTGATTGCCACGTCGCAGGTCTATGGCCTCAAGAGTGCTCCGTGGGACGAGTCGGCCCCGGTGGAAGATTACATCTTCGCCGGCCCGGCGCCCAAGCGGATGACCGCCGAGCAATTCGTCGACGCCCTCGCCGAGGTCGGCGGAGTAGCGCCGGAAAAGTCTGAGAATGACGCGATCTTCGTCGAAGCCGTCAAACAAGTCAGCGGGGCAGGGGAGCGGCCCTTCGTTCGCGCCTCGCTCATTCAATCGACGCCGCTGATGCGGACCCTCGGCCGCCCCAACCGCGAGCAAGTCGTCACCACCCGCCCCGGCGAAGTGACGACCCTCGAAGCCCTCGAACTGAGCAACGGCGAGCCCCTCTCCGATCTGCTTGCTGCCAGTGGCCAGAAACTGGCGGCTACCTATGCCAACCTTTCGGCGGCCGAAATCAGCCGCGCGCTCGTTCGCGCCGCATTGTCTCGCGAGCCGACCGACGAAGAATTGCAGTTGCTGGTCGAAACCGCCGGCGAATCGCCGACGCCCGACACCCTGGCCGACGTGCTGTGGTGCATCGTCATGCTCCCCGAATTCCAATTGGTTCGTTAA
- a CDS encoding DUF1501 domain-containing protein: MNQKQLDRRSFLQATSAAAIATMGMSAPRLALGSAGEQLVQPIPKADACILLWMAGGMAAPDTFDPKAYLPFEKGLPVERVLSTFPAIDTAVDNIKITAGLENIAKVMDRGTLIRSHVQPDLGHILHSRHQYHWHTGYVPPQTVAAPHIGSWMARVLGARNPVMPAFVDVGQRLEGVGEKEELKAFHTAGFFGGEYGPFLLPYPQDAVGAVRPPKGMTPDRFEARYKHFRELALRGALGKHGSDHQQESMIRAMENAHRLLSSPDRVAFDLSDEPKRSYDLYNNGRFGLGCLLARRLVEAGTRFVEVTTEYVPFEGWDTHEEGHSRLVKMKESIDRPIAQLILDLEERGMLDRTLVIVASEFSRDMMIEGVPGSTAKDQSRAKSDTLEQPAHYGLHRHFTGGSSCLLFGGGFKKGFLYGETAAERPCLAIKNPVSVTDLHATIFHAMGVSPKTEFTIEKRPFYATEDGKGQVVEELFA; the protein is encoded by the coding sequence ATGAATCAAAAACAACTCGATCGCCGCAGCTTCCTCCAAGCCACCTCCGCCGCCGCCATCGCCACGATGGGGATGTCGGCGCCGCGGCTCGCCCTCGGCAGCGCCGGCGAACAACTCGTCCAGCCGATCCCCAAGGCCGACGCCTGCATCCTGCTCTGGATGGCCGGCGGCATGGCGGCGCCCGACACCTTCGACCCCAAGGCGTACCTGCCGTTCGAAAAAGGCCTGCCGGTCGAACGCGTCCTTAGCACGTTCCCGGCGATCGACACGGCGGTCGACAACATCAAGATCACCGCCGGCCTCGAGAACATCGCCAAGGTGATGGACCGCGGCACGCTCATTCGCTCGCACGTGCAGCCCGACCTCGGCCACATTCTCCATAGCCGCCATCAGTACCACTGGCACACCGGCTACGTCCCGCCGCAAACGGTCGCCGCCCCGCACATCGGCAGTTGGATGGCCCGCGTCCTCGGCGCCCGCAACCCGGTAATGCCGGCGTTCGTCGACGTTGGTCAGCGGCTCGAGGGCGTCGGCGAGAAAGAAGAACTGAAGGCCTTCCACACCGCCGGCTTCTTCGGCGGCGAATACGGCCCCTTCCTACTCCCGTATCCGCAAGACGCCGTCGGCGCCGTCCGCCCACCGAAGGGAATGACGCCCGACCGCTTCGAAGCCCGCTACAAACACTTTCGCGAACTCGCCCTCCGCGGCGCCCTCGGCAAGCATGGCAGCGATCATCAACAAGAGTCGATGATCCGCGCCATGGAAAACGCCCATCGCCTGCTCAGTTCGCCCGACCGCGTCGCGTTCGATCTCTCCGACGAACCGAAACGCAGCTACGACCTGTACAACAACGGCCGCTTCGGCCTCGGCTGCTTGCTAGCACGCCGGCTCGTCGAAGCCGGCACGCGATTCGTCGAAGTGACCACCGAGTACGTTCCCTTCGAAGGCTGGGACACGCACGAGGAAGGTCACTCGCGACTCGTAAAGATGAAGGAGTCGATCGACCGCCCCATCGCCCAGCTGATTCTCGATCTCGAAGAGCGCGGCATGCTCGACCGCACGCTCGTCATCGTTGCTAGCGAGTTCAGCCGCGACATGATGATCGAAGGCGTCCCCGGCAGCACCGCGAAGGACCAATCGCGGGCCAAGAGCGACACACTCGAACAGCCGGCCCACTACGGCCTCCACCGCCATTTCACCGGCGGCAGCAGCTGCCTGCTCTTCGGCGGCGGTTTCAAGAAGGGCTTCCTCTACGGCGAAACGGCCGCCGAGCGTCCTTGCCTCGCGATCAAGAACCCCGTCTCCGTCACCGACCTCCACGCCACCATCTTCCACGCGATGGGCGTCTCGCCGAAGACCGAGTTCACCATCGAGAAGCGCCCCTTCTACGCCACCGAAGACGGCAAGGGCCAAGTCGTCGAAGAGCTCTTCGCGTGA